The region GGGTCAACTGCCAAGCGCGGTAAATAAACCAACTGCCAAGGGCGATCGCCACCACACCATAGCCCCAACTCACCACACCACAGGGATAAACTAACAGCAGACTGGTGGGCACCAGTGCCAAGGTGTAGAGGAAAATTTGCTGTGCCGTCACGCGATCGCCACCCACCACAGGCAACATGGGCACCTGCACACGGGCATAGTCCTCTTGAATCAACATCGCCAGCGGCCAAAAATGGGGCGGTGTCCAGACAAAGATCATGCCAAAGAGCACCCAGGCCGCCCAACTCAGTTCCCCCGTCACCGCTGCCCAACCCACCAAGGGGGGAATTGCCCCGGCCGCACCGCCAATCACGATATTTTGCGGCGAAGAGCGCTTCAGCCAGTGGGTATAGACCCCCACATAAACCGCAATTCCAGCCATGGCAAGGCAAGCACTCAGGAGATTGGCAAATGCTGCCAAAAGGCTAAAGGCGGTGATTGCCAGCAGTACCGCCAGAAACACCGCTTCCCAAGGGGCCACCCGACCTGCCGGCAACGGCCGATGGCGCGTTCGCTCCATAACCGCATCAATATCACGGTCATAGAGACAGTTGATGGTATTAGCTGCCGCCGCCGCACAGGTACCGCTCCCAAGGGTGATGAGTAGCAATTGGGGAGACACCCGACCTTGGCCGGCCACCTCCATTGCTGCTGCAGTGGTAATCAAAAAGAGCAGGATTAACCGTGGTTTTGTGAGCTGGACATAGTCCACCAATTTTGTCGAGAGATCCCCCGTTGAGGAGGAAAGCCTAGCGAGAAATGTCATGCAGACCTCAAAGATGTTGAAGATTCCTGTTTCAGGGAATGGGGTGAGCGATCGCGCCACGCCAAGGCTGAAATAGCCACCAACACGCCCAAGAGGGTGGCGCCAATCATTTGATGGGCAACGGTGAGTGCCGGCACCTGTAGCTTGAGTTGTAGCGTGCTCCACCCCAAGGCCACTTGCAGCGCCACCAACGGCAGGAGCGAGAAACTTAATTGCCGCAACAGGGGAGTCAAGGCTGGGCTGCGCCAGGCCCCGATGACGACTACCAGAACACTCAAGGTGGCTGGGACAACCCCCATCAGATGACTATGG is a window of Thermosynechococcus vestitus BP-1 DNA encoding:
- a CDS encoding heme o synthase, whose translation is MTFLARLSSSTGDLSTKLVDYVQLTKPRLILLFLITTAAAMEVAGQGRVSPQLLLITLGSGTCAAAAANTINCLYDRDIDAVMERTRHRPLPAGRVAPWEAVFLAVLLAITAFSLLAAFANLLSACLAMAGIAVYVGVYTHWLKRSSPQNIVIGGAAGAIPPLVGWAAVTGELSWAAWVLFGMIFVWTPPHFWPLAMLIQEDYARVQVPMLPVVGGDRVTAQQIFLYTLALVPTSLLLVYPCGVVSWGYGVVAIALGSWFIYRAWQLTQAPAERERARRLFKFSILYMMLLCAAMVGDRLLLPHLSAGLNALGALLK